The Desulfovibrio psychrotolerans nucleotide sequence GTCTGTAACGCGGGGATGACGCGGCGGAAAACGCCGTCCGTCTTGACGAAGAAAGGTGAATACGGACCATTGCCCCTTGTATCCCTGACAGCGATGCCACTTCCGCCGGGCTTAATGCAGGCCGAGCGGCAGGCTACCTGCCGGGATTAACGCAGGTCGGGGCGGCAGGTAAACCTGCCGCCCCGGCTTCATACGTCATGTGGAGCAGAAGGAACAGGCTACAAGGTGCAGCGCAGCACCTTCACGCCTTGCTTGAACAGCACTTCCATCTTGTCCGGACGGGTTGCGCTCTGCACCTCGCCCATCCCGAACACCGGATGGTCGACAATATCTCCCACGGCATAGCCTTCCGCCATGTTATAGGGGCGGGCGTCACGGGTTCCCTTGGAAACTATGACGGACTTCCACGCCACCATCACGGCTTCCGCTTCCTGCTGCGCCCTCTGGTTGGCGCGTGTCTGGGCGGCTTTCTTGGCGGCTTCCGAGCGGGCGAGCGAAACAGCCGCCTCGCGCGACTCGCCGGAACGCACCCGGCGCACGCCGGACGTTTCAGACTTCAGCTTGGGCTTACGCACCTCGCGGTATTTGTGAACGCTGCCGCAGGCCTGACACTCCACCTTGACGATAACGCCATCCACCATGGCAACGATGACATGCCCGGTTATGTCGTTACAGCGTGAACATGTCGTCTCAATCCGGCCGCCGGCGGTAAGTTCTTTGGGTATCATATCCTCAATCTCTTTGGCTGTGATGCACACGATCTGTGAAGGGGATGAAAAAAGCCACAGGACGAACCTGCGGCAGAAGATGCAAGCACGAAGGGGGGGACAATACAGATTTGCCCCCTGCATGGCAACCCCTTCCGCGCCGTTCAAAATATGAAGGACGAAACACGGAAAAACCGGCGAAAGCTCTCCGGACCGGAAGAAGAAGAAGAAGAAGAAGAAGAAGAAGAATCAGGAAGCCGGGTCTTTCCCGGCGGCTTCCAGCAGAGCCAGACAGCTCATGCGCATACTCTGCATCCGCGAGGTCAACCCCAGTGAGTCAATATACGCCGCATCCACCGCCGGCTTACGGTACTGCGGATTAATGATCACCAGCTCATGCTCCATAACGTTGGCAACATGCACCGCCGTAACAGGGGCAAACCCCTCGTGCGGCACCTGCACAGGCTCATGGTGCCCCAGCACCGCCTCCACCACCGGCGCGGGCATGCCCCACAACGCCAGCAGATATGCTCCCATCTCCGCATGCGTGGCGCAAAAAACCTCGCGCTCAGCATCATGCACGCTGTAATCCCTGCTGCGCACAAGCTCCAGCACCCCCGCATAGTCGTCCGCAAGGCGGGTCAGCAGCACCAGTTTGCCCACATCATGCATCAAACCCGCGATAAAGGCGTGGTCCATCACTTCCTTATCCGCATCGGCATGAACAGCAAGGCAACGTGCAAGGTGCCCGGTCTGCGTACAGTGCTGCCACAGCAACCCGGCGTTGAACCGCAGAGATTTCTTCACCACGAACCGCTTAACCAGTTCAATGACCAGCATCAGGCTTTTCACGGTGTCTGTTCCCAGCAGCACCACTGCCTGATGCGGACTGGAAACATGCCTGCGCAAGCCGAAGAACGAGGAATTGACCAACTTGAGCAGCGAGGCGGTCAGCCCCATGTCAGATTCGATGATATTCCCGATATGGTGCAGCGAAGGGTCTTCCTTGCCCAGCTCCGCCTCAAGGCTGGCATACACATCCGGCAGGGAAGGCAGGGTGTCCACATCGGAAAAAACAGCCCGCACCCGTTCATTGCCCAGCACGGTCCGCAACCGCATGGAACGCTCCACCACCTCTTCCAGTTCCTTGTGATTGCAGGGCTTGGTCAAAAACTGATGGGCGGGCTTGACCGTCTTCATGATCATTTTGTGATCGGAATAGCCCGAAAGGATGATGCGCAGGGTATCCGGATACAGCCGCTGCACCTCGCTGAGCAGGTCGCCGCCATCCATTCCCGGCATGCGCATGTCGGTAACGACCACATCGTACGGTTCACGCGCCAGAATCTCCAGCGCCTCCACCGCACCGCCCGCAAACGCCATGCTCCACTTCTCCCGCAAAGAGCGCAGCACCAGACGCAGACCGTTCAACACGTTCGGTTCGTCATCCACAAACAACACGCGCAATTTCATACCGCTTTTCTCCACATGACAACCGCGCCCAGCAGCCTGCCGCAAACACAAAAACAAGAGAGCCGCCACCGCCAACCCCGTGCACCGAACCAATACTCCCGCGCCCTGCTGCACCCTTGGCGGCCGCACGTGAAAGGCAGAAGACCTGAGCCGCTACACCAACCTGTCACACTCAGAGAACGAAATCAATGCGACACACGATACCGCACAACTGTTTCTTCCGATATGATAAAGGCCCGGAACCGCACGGTTCCGGGCCTTGGCATGCAGGGATACAGCGACCGGGCTATCCCGTAATCTCTATGCGGCGCGGCTTTGCCGCCTGCGCGCGCGGCAGAAACAGTTCCAGCACGCCGTCCGCCAGATTGGCGGTAATGGCATCCTTGTCCACCATGTCCGTCAGGGTGAAGGTGCGGGCATATTCCACATCGCAGAATTCACTGTGTACCGGGCGAACTCCCTCGCCCGTTGCGCAGCCTCCCCGTCCGGTCACGGTGAGCTCGTTTTCTTCTATCTGAATGGCCAGCGCCTCGCGGACCACGCCGGGCACATCCATAACGATGCGGAAGCCATCTTCCTGCTCAATGATATCGGAAGCCGGAACAACGCGGTGCAGCGTTGCCTCGGCCTTTGCCACATCCTTGTTCATTGTCTGCCTCCTTTATACGTCTATGGCTTTGGATTCAGCACCGGTCACGGTAATGCGGCGGGGCTTCACGCTGTCCGCCTTGGGCAGAGTCACCCGCATCACCCCGTCAGAGCCCGCGGCAGTCACCTTGTCCCTGTCCACGGGCACATTCAGGGTGATAATGCGCTGAAAAGACCCCATGCCGCGTTCACGGCGCAGATAGCGGCCCTCCGTCCCCTTCCGCTCCCCCTTGATGACCAGACTCCTGTCTGTCATCGTCAGTTCCACGTCCTTGGGAGGAATGCCGGGAACGCTGATCTCCACATAATAGTTGTGGTCATCTTCCGCGATATTGATGAGGGGATACGCAGGACGCCGGAATCCCAAGCCTCCGGTTCCCTGAAAGCGGGCCACATCGTCAAAGAGCTTTTCCATTTCCTTGGGGAAATCATACAATGTGCTGAAATCGATAACCATATGGACACCTCCTTTCTCTGCGGCCACGGCCGGACATGCCCGCCGGACAGCCGCTTCATGTTTTTCCGCCTTTCAGATAATACACTAAAAACTGCTGTCAACTCTCTCTTTGCATCTATATTACAGCACGTTACCCTGTGGATAACTTTTCTTGCCACATTGCCGCCCTTGCCGGAGCGTGCACATTCCCCTTGCGGCATTCGGCCCTGCGGGATACCGGAAAAACCCGGCCCATCCATTACAATGCCCAACCTTACGGAGACCGTATGCAGATACGCGCAGAGATAGGCGACAAAGCGCAACAGCAGGCAATAGTCAACGAACTCGGCATACTGGGAGAAGCTTCCCGCCATTATGCCATGGCGTTCCGCATAAGCGAGGTGGTGGTCCCGCACGACTTCGACACTGCCGTGAACGCCGCGCAGGGCACAGGAGACTACAGGTCCGTTCCCGGTATGGAACCCACATCCCGCGCGGTGTTCACCCCCAAGGGATATATCCTTATATTCCACCCCAAGCTCTATTCCGATGCGTACGACAACCACATCCGCTTCGCCATTTACTGGCATGAATTCACCCTGCTGGTGAACCGGAGCCGATTCCCCGTGCTCATGCGTCACAAGCTGGACCGCTTCGCCAACTATTTCATGAACCTGTACCAGCTGTACGACCAGTACACTGCTGCCCGCAGATCCTTTGAATTCCGCGACGCCATCATCCGGCAGGCACTGGGAGAGGAGCTTTCAGACCTCGCGCGGCAGGACCTTGAACACTCGCTCATGGGCAGCCTCGCCATCCTGCGCAACAAGGCGGAATACTACGACTGGATACGCTTCCAGATCATGGAATACCGCGAAAAAGGCGTCATCGCCGACTTTCTGGAGCAGGTGCGGGGCAAAATCGCCCAGCTTTCCTATTCCCTTGTTTTCGCATACGCCACCATGGACCATTACGAGCACCTGCGCGACCGCGAATCGCTCATCGCAGAGGCTCCCATGCTGAACAACAACACCCGCGCCTTTCTGGAATACCTGCGATTCAAATACCAGACGGATGCCGTGGACCTTTCGGACGGCATAGACCTCATGGAGGCGTTCTGGGCCAATTTCGGCATCCGCTTCAAAGACGGGGAAAAATGCATGGAGTGCGAGGTGCAGGACATTTAACCGGCGATGCAAAATCCGCAGGGCTGGGGGTGGCTTCCTGCCGCATCTGTGTTATATTTGCCCCTGTACGCAACAAACACATCCCGCTCACCCTACAGACACGCCGCCCTGCCGGGCGGAACACAGGTATCGCATGCGGAAACTGCCCATCCTTCTCGCCCTTTTGCTCGCTGCGGCAGGCGCCGGGGCCTGGTACTGGTCTTCTTCCCGCAACGTGCAGGAGACCAAGGTGCTCCAGACGGTGCGGCTCGGAAAGAATACCGTGCGGGCAACGCTGGAAGCCACGGGCATCATAAAGCCCGAGGTGGGTGCCATTGTAAAGACGGGCAGCCGCGCCACGGGCCTTATCAGAAAAATGTACGTCCGCGTGGGCGATACAGTGCGCAAAGGCGACCTTATTGCGGAAATAGATGACCGGGAACAGCGTGCAAGCCTTGCGGAGTCGGAAGCCACCCTGCGCAGGGCACGCGCGGAACTGGCCCGGGTGGAAAATGTCTACCCCCTGCAAATCAATGAAGCCCGCGCCCAGCTTCGCGCAGCAAAGGCAGAGGCCGACTATCTGAGCCTGAGCCTGCAACGCAAGACCGAACTGGTCCGGCAAAAGCTCGATTCGCAGGACAGTCTGGACGAAGCGCGCCAGAAACACGATGTGGCCACAAACACCTTCAAAGCGCGCGAGGCCACCCTGCGGCGGCTGGAGACCGAATACACGCAGGAACGCATCATGTCTCAGGAAAGCGTGCTCGCCGCCGAGGCAGCCCTGCAATCCGCAGAGGTGCGTATAACCTACGCGTCCATCCATGCCCCCATAGACGGCGTGGTGAGTCAGGTGGCCGCCCAGACAGGCGAAACCGTTGTGGCAGGGCTGGAGGTGGCGAACCTTATCACCATTCTGGACCCCACCCGCCTTGAAATGTGGATATACGTGGATGAAACCGATGTGGGCCAGATACGCCCCGGCATGCCGGTGGAATTCCGCGTGGATGCCTACCCCGGCCGCGTGTTTGAAGGCACGGTTAACCAGATTTACCCGGAACCGGAAGTGCGCGATAACATCGTGTACTATCAGGCACTTGTACGCATGACACCGGAAACTTCCGCCCAACTGCGACCGGAAATGACCACCCAGTGTACCGTTATTGTGGAGCGCAAGGATGATGTTCTGGCCCTGCCCAACGACGCCCTTAAATGGGTGGGCGGCGAGCAGTACGTGTTCGTACGCGGCACCGGCAACGCGGTTACGCGCGTACAGCCCCGTCTGGGCCTGCTGGGGCGCGACCACAGCGAGGTGCTGGAGGGCCTGTCAGAAGGCGACGAGGTGGCAACCCGCATCCTGCTTCCCGCTCAGGGAGCGGCCCCGGCCCGGAGCGGACAATGACAGCGGAGCAGACAATAACCCGCCCGGAACGGGGCATCGCTGCCCCGCATGACCGCTGGGTCATCCGCACCGAGAACCTTACCCGCACCTTCACGCAGGGCGATCTGGCGGTAGAGGCGGTTAAACCTCTTACCCTGAGCATCGCGCACGGCGAGATGGTGGCCCTGCAGGGGGCATCCGGTTCCGGAAAATCCACGCTTCTGCACCTGCTTGCCCTGCTGGATACCCCCACCGCGGGACACTATTACCTGAACGGCACAGACACAGCCAGCATGGATGACGATGAACGCAGCGCAGCCCGCAACCGGCTGGTGGGCATCGTCTTTCAGAGCTTCTATCTGGTTCCCTACATCAGTGCGCTGGACAACGTGCTGCTGCCGGGACTCTATTCCCCAACGTCCGGACGCGAACTGAAGGAGCGCGCCCGCACCCTGCTGGAACGCGTAGGGCTTGCGGACCGCATGCACTTCAAACCCGCCAGCCTTTCCGGGGGGCAACAGCAGCGCGTTGCCCTTGCCCGCGCCCTGCTCAACGACCCGCCTCTGCTGCTGGCGGACGAACCCACGGGTCAGCTGGATTCCACCACCAGCACGGACATTCTGGATCTTTTCCAATCTATCAACGCATCGGGAAAAACCGTGGTCATTGTCACCCACGATGCGAACACCGCTGCCCGCGCCCGCAGGCGTATTGAATTCGCAGACGGCAACGTCAGTGCCGACACGGAACAGCCCGCGCCCGCCCTGAATACTTACAGCAATAAATAACACCGCCGCAGCCTCAAGCTTTCCGGGCGGTTGTCGATACATACAACAGCGTCCGAACAAAAACGCCACACGAAATAAGAGCAACACTTTGACAGAACGCCAAGGTGTGCTTACGTATAAAGTTGGAAGGGGTTCCCGAAGGCGCCTGGTCGCACTTTTCCTGCTACGCCGCAGGATTCCGGCGCAATACCGGAGAGGGGAAACTGCTGTTGGGATACCCGCCGTCTTCAGGCCGTCCGCAAGGGCGGCCTGTTTTTTTTCGCAACCTTTCCGGCGTGTTGCGACGATAAGATCAACGGCCATATATCCGCAACCTGCTCCCATGCCGTCTGTCCAGATGACATGGGCAGACCATTCGCCAAGACCAGCCCCCGCCGCAAACAGCAGTGCCACTCTAATCTTTTACACCGCAGCCCAATTTTTCTTTCCCTCCCAACTTGACAAATATGAAAATACGGGCGTAGAACTTTGCCCATGAACACCCATACCGCAGCCGCGTTCGCGCTATTCTTTTTTGGCTTCTTCTTTTTTAGCGGCACGCCAGCCTGCGGAACCTGGGTGTGCGCCAAACGGCGCAACTGAAGAATAGCATCAGACACCCCGAAGGGCCGCAGGCACAAACCTGCGGCCCTTCTCGTTTTTGTGGCATGAAACCCGAGGAGGTACGTGATGTTGGGACTGGGAAGTTGGGAGACGGCACTGGCCTTCTGGCTGTGCATCATCTCTGCGGCGGGATGCGTGGTGTACGGCTACCTGAACTGGAACAATTCGGGCACGCCGGACACGGTTTCCATTGATGACATTCTACCGGACGATGAATACGCCGACAAATGAGGAATATGTTGTCATGACCATCAAATTTCTCACCACACTCGCGTACTTCGCCATCGTCTTCTATCTGGGCTACAAGGGCTGGAAGGAAACCAAGGGCGCAAGCGACTACATGCTCGCAGGCCGCCGCGTAAACCCCTTTGTCATGGCCATGTCCTACGGGGCAACCTTCATCTCCACCTCCGCCATCATCGGCTTCGGCGGTGCCGCCGGTCTCTTCGGCTTTCCGCTGCTCTGGCTCACCGCCTTCAATCTTGTCTTCGGCATTTTTGTAGCCATGGTCTTTTTCGGCAAGCGCACCCGCCGCATGGGCCTTGCCCTGAACTGCCGCACCTTTCCGGAACTTCTGGGCAAACGTTACCAGTCCCACTTTCTGCAAAGCTTCTCCGGCGGCATCATCTTTCTGTTCATCCCCGTCTATGCCGCCGCCGTGCTCATAGGCATATGCCGCATGGTGGAAGTCTCTTTCGGTCTGCCGTACACGTGGGTGCTGCTGGGCGTAACCGCCATTGTGGCCCTGTATGTCATCACCGGGGGCATGAAGGCCGTCATGTACACAGATGCCTTTCAGGGAGCGGTCATGGCGGTGATGATGCTCATCTTCATCATCTTTACCTACTCCATGCTCGGCGGCGTGACCGAGGCACACCAGACCCTCACAGACATGGCCCACCTTATGCCTGAGAAGTTGCAGAAGGGCGGCATGCTGGGCTGGACGCAGGGGGCCGTTCCCTTCTCGCCCCTCTGGCTCACCATTTACACCACCATTGTCTACGGCGTGGGCATAGGCGTGCTGGCGCAACCGCAGCTTGCGGTGCGCTTCATGACCGTACCCAGCGACCGCGAACTGAACCGCGCGGTGCTCTACGGCGGGGTGTTCATCCTGCTCATGACCGGTGTGGCCTTTACCGTGGGCGCGCTCTCCAACGCGGTCTTCTTCAAGGAATTCGGCAAGATCAGCATTGCCATGGCGGAAGGAAACATCGACAAGATCATCCCCATGTACATTGAGACCATGATGCCTCCGTGGTTCTCCGCCATCTTCCTCATGGCCATGTTCGCCGCCGCCATGTCCACCCTGTCCAGCCAGTTCC carries:
- a CDS encoding response regulator, translated to MKLRVLFVDDEPNVLNGLRLVLRSLREKWSMAFAGGAVEALEILAREPYDVVVTDMRMPGMDGGDLLSEVQRLYPDTLRIILSGYSDHKMIMKTVKPAHQFLTKPCNHKELEEVVERSMRLRTVLGNERVRAVFSDVDTLPSLPDVYASLEAELGKEDPSLHHIGNIIESDMGLTASLLKLVNSSFFGLRRHVSSPHQAVVLLGTDTVKSLMLVIELVKRFVVKKSLRFNAGLLWQHCTQTGHLARCLAVHADADKEVMDHAFIAGLMHDVGKLVLLTRLADDYAGVLELVRSRDYSVHDAEREVFCATHAEMGAYLLALWGMPAPVVEAVLGHHEPVQVPHEGFAPVTAVHVANVMEHELVIINPQYRKPAVDAAYIDSLGLTSRMQSMRMSCLALLEAAGKDPAS
- a CDS encoding Hsp20/alpha crystallin family protein; this encodes MNKDVAKAEATLHRVVPASDIIEQEDGFRIVMDVPGVVREALAIQIEENELTVTGRGGCATGEGVRPVHSEFCDVEYARTFTLTDMVDKDAITANLADGVLELFLPRAQAAKPRRIEITG
- a CDS encoding Hsp20/alpha crystallin family protein, whose protein sequence is MVIDFSTLYDFPKEMEKLFDDVARFQGTGGLGFRRPAYPLINIAEDDHNYYVEISVPGIPPKDVELTMTDRSLVIKGERKGTEGRYLRRERGMGSFQRIITLNVPVDRDKVTAAGSDGVMRVTLPKADSVKPRRITVTGAESKAIDV
- a CDS encoding efflux RND transporter periplasmic adaptor subunit, with translation MRKLPILLALLLAAAGAGAWYWSSSRNVQETKVLQTVRLGKNTVRATLEATGIIKPEVGAIVKTGSRATGLIRKMYVRVGDTVRKGDLIAEIDDREQRASLAESEATLRRARAELARVENVYPLQINEARAQLRAAKAEADYLSLSLQRKTELVRQKLDSQDSLDEARQKHDVATNTFKAREATLRRLETEYTQERIMSQESVLAAEAALQSAEVRITYASIHAPIDGVVSQVAAQTGETVVAGLEVANLITILDPTRLEMWIYVDETDVGQIRPGMPVEFRVDAYPGRVFEGTVNQIYPEPEVRDNIVYYQALVRMTPETSAQLRPEMTTQCTVIVERKDDVLALPNDALKWVGGEQYVFVRGTGNAVTRVQPRLGLLGRDHSEVLEGLSEGDEVATRILLPAQGAAPARSGQ
- a CDS encoding ABC transporter ATP-binding protein, whose translation is MTAEQTITRPERGIAAPHDRWVIRTENLTRTFTQGDLAVEAVKPLTLSIAHGEMVALQGASGSGKSTLLHLLALLDTPTAGHYYLNGTDTASMDDDERSAARNRLVGIVFQSFYLVPYISALDNVLLPGLYSPTSGRELKERARTLLERVGLADRMHFKPASLSGGQQQRVALARALLNDPPLLLADEPTGQLDSTTSTDILDLFQSINASGKTVVIVTHDANTAARARRRIEFADGNVSADTEQPAPALNTYSNK
- a CDS encoding symporter small accessory protein, encoding MLGLGSWETALAFWLCIISAAGCVVYGYLNWNNSGTPDTVSIDDILPDDEYADK
- a CDS encoding sodium:solute symporter family protein, with the protein product MTIKFLTTLAYFAIVFYLGYKGWKETKGASDYMLAGRRVNPFVMAMSYGATFISTSAIIGFGGAAGLFGFPLLWLTAFNLVFGIFVAMVFFGKRTRRMGLALNCRTFPELLGKRYQSHFLQSFSGGIIFLFIPVYAAAVLIGICRMVEVSFGLPYTWVLLGVTAIVALYVITGGMKAVMYTDAFQGAVMAVMMLIFIIFTYSMLGGVTEAHQTLTDMAHLMPEKLQKGGMLGWTQGAVPFSPLWLTIYTTIVYGVGIGVLAQPQLAVRFMTVPSDRELNRAVLYGGVFILLMTGVAFTVGALSNAVFFKEFGKISIAMAEGNIDKIIPMYIETMMPPWFSAIFLMAMFAAAMSTLSSQFHVGGTSLGHDIYARAMRTRVRAAGNSMAINQMGVIITILATLVWAWMLPPSVIARATAFFFGLCGAAFLPAYVLGLYWKGMTKTGAKVSMVGGFSFSMLWLLFIMEKEASAIGLCQFLFGKATLVAHATPGSWLHLLQWVDPNVVALPFSFMLAWGVSVFSTSLAEEHVEACWQNC